One genomic region from Saccharomyces cerevisiae S288C chromosome XI, complete sequence encodes:
- the MCO12 gene encoding Mco12p (Putative mitochondrial hypothetical protein; identified by homology; green fluorescent protein (GFP)-fusion protein localizes to the cytoplasm) gives MLGMIRWVVEGTLVAMLLSAIRRETGMIFFYNQYQLGGWIHRYLSWGEMCYTRTLKMVKRSKFFRKQLNEDGFGRINDSGPKRRGRDQSQYSSRFVELD, from the coding sequence ATGTTGGGAATGATAAGGTGGGTAGTAGAGGGGACGTTGGTAGCTATGCTCCTATCGGCAATAAGAAGGGAGACGGGAATGATATTCTTTTACAACCAGTATCAGTTGGGCGGCTGGATACATAGATATCTGTCATGGGGAGAGATGTGCTACACAAGGACGCTGAAGATGGTTAAACGttctaaatttttcagaaagcAGTTGAACGAGGACGGGTTTGGACGCATCAATGATAGCGGTCCAAAACGAAGGGGAAGAGATCAATCTCAATACAGCAGTAGGTTTGTAGAACTAGATTAA
- the SWD2 gene encoding WD-repeat containing protein SWD2 (Subunit of the COMPASS (Set1C) histone H3K4 methyltransferase complex; required for Set1C stability and optimal activity; COMPASS methylates histone H3 on lys 4 and is involved in telomeric silencing; subunit of CPF (cleavage and polyadenylation factor), a complex involved in RNAP II transcription termination), with amino-acid sequence MTTVSINKPNLLKFKHVKSFQPQEKDCGPVTSLNFDDNGQFLLTSSSNDTMQLYSATNCKFLDTIASKKYGCHSAIFTHAQNECIYSSTMKNFDIKYLNLETNQYLRYFSGHGALVNDLKMNPVNDTFLSSSYDESVRLWDLKISKPQVIIPSLVPNCIAYDPSGLVFALGNPENFEIGLYNLKKIQEGPFLIIKINDATFSQWNKLEFSNNGKYLLVGSSIGKHLIFDAFTGQQLFELIGTRAFPMREFLDSGSACFTPDGEFVLGTDYDGRIAIWNHSDSISNKVLRPQGFIPCVSHETCPRSIAFNPKYSMFVTADETVDFYVYDE; translated from the coding sequence ATGACCACCGTGTCCATCAATAAGCCCAACCTGCTGAAATTCAAGCATGTTAAAAGCTTTCAAcctcaagaaaaagactGCGGACCCGTAACCTCATTGAATTTCGACGATAATGGCCAGTTTCTACTGACCTCTTCTTCCAACGATACAATGCAATTGTACAGTGCCACGAACTGCAAATTCTTGGACACTATAGCCTCTAAGAAATATGGCTGTCACTCCGCTATCTTTACGCACGCACAAAACGAATGTATCTATTCCTctacaatgaaaaattttgacatTAAATACCTTAATCTGGAAACAAACCAATATCTAAGATATTTTTCCGGTCATGGCGCCCTAGTGAAtgatttgaagatgaacCCCGTGAACGATACGTTTCTATCGTCGTCATACGATGAATCCGTTAGGCTTTGGGATTTGAAGATCTCTAAACCGCAAGTTATTATACCAAGTCTCGTACCAAATTGTATCGCATATGATCCAAGTGGCCTTGTATTCGCATTGGGGAACCCAGAGAATTTCGAAATAGGGCTATAtaatctgaaaaaaattcaggaGGGTCCTTTCTTGATAATTAAAATTAATGATGCGACTTTCAGTCAATGGAATAAATTAGAATTTTCTAACAATGGAAAGTATTTATTAGTTGGCTCCTCGATAGGAAAGCATTTAATTTTTGACGCATTCACAGGTCAACAATTATTCGAACTAATAGGAACAAGGGCCTTCCCGATGAGAGAATTTCTAGATTCTGGATCTGCTTGTTTCACACCAGATGGTGAATTCGTCCTTGGAACCGATTATGACGGTAGGATTGCCATTTGGAATCATTCTGATTCAATAAGTAACAAAGTATTAAGGCCGCAAGGGTTCATTCCCTGTGTTTCTCATGAGACCTGCCCCAGGTCAATTGCATTCAACCCTAAATATTCGATGTTTGTTACCGCAGACGAAACAGTAGATTTTTACGTGTACGATGAATGA
- the HCS1 gene encoding ATP-dependent 5'-3' DNA helicase HCS1 (Hexameric DNA polymerase alpha-associated DNA helicase A; involved in lagging strand DNA synthesis; contains single-stranded DNA stimulated ATPase and dATPase activities; replication protein A stimulates helicase and ATPase activities) yields MNKELASKFLSSIKHEREQDIQTTSRLLTTLSIQQLVQNGLAINNIHLENIRSGLIGKLYMELGPNLAVNDKIQRGDIKVGDIVLVRPAKTKVNTKTKPKVKKVSEDSNGEQAECSGVVYKMSDTQITIALEESQDVIATTFYSYSKLYILKTTNVVTYNRMESTMRKLSEISSPIQDKIIQYLVNERPFIPNTNSFQNIKSFLNPNLNDSQKTAINFAINNDLTIIHGPPGTGKTFTLIELIQQLLIKNPEERILICGPSNISVDTILERLTPLVPNNLLLRIGHPARLLDSNKRHSLDILSKKNTIVKDISQEIDKLIQENKKLKNYKQRKENWNEIKLLRKDLKKREFKTIKDLIIQSRIVVTTLHGSSSRELCSLYRDDPNFQLFDTLIIDEVSQAMEPQCWIPLIAHQNQFHKLVLAGDNKQLPPTIKTEDDKNVIHNLETTLFDRIIKIFPKRDMVKFLNVQYRMNQKIMEFPSHSMYNGKLLADATVANRLLIDLPTVDATPSEDDDDTKIPLIWYDTQGDEFQETADEATILGSKYNEGEIAIVKEHIENLRSFNVPENSIGVISPYNAQVSHLKKLIHDELKLTDIEISTVDGFQGREKDVIILSLVRSNEKFEVGFLKEERRLNVAMTRPRRQLVVVGNIEVLQRCGNKYLKSWSEWCEENADVRYPNIDDYL; encoded by the coding sequence ATGAACAAAGAATTGGCTTCTAAGTTTTTATCAAGCATCAAGCATGAACGTGAACAAGACATTCAAACAACTTCTAGGCTATTAACAACGCTATCTATCCAACAATTGGTGCAAAATGGCTTGGCAATAAACAACATACATCTAGAAAACATAAGATCCGGTCTCATTGGCAAATTATATATGGAACTGGGACCTAACTTGGCGGTTAACgacaaaattcaaaggGGTGATATTAAGGTTGGTGATATTGTTTTGGTACGCCCTGCAAAAACCAAAGTAAATACCAAGACTAAGCCCAAAGTCAAAAAGGTGTCTGAAGACTCCAATGGCGAGCAAGCGGAATGCTCAGGCGTTGTCTACAAAATGAGTGATACTCAAATCACCATAGCTCTAGAAGAATCTCAAGATGTTATTGCTACCACATTTTATTCTTATAGCAAACTTTACATTTTAAAGACTACCAATGTCGTCACGTATAATAGAATGGAATCCACAATGAGAAAACTGTCTGAAATTAGTTCACCCATACAAGACAAAATTATACAATACTTGGTAAACGAACGCCCCTTCATCCCCAATACAAACAGCTTTCAAAACATTAAATCTTTTTTAAACCCGAATCTGAATGACTCCCAGAAAACTGCCATTAATTTTGCCATTAACAATGACTTGACCATTATACATGGTCCTCCTGGTACGGGTAAAACATTCACattaattgaattgatccAGCAATTGCTAATTAAAAATCCTGAGGAGAGAATCTTAATTTGTGGGCCTTCCAATATTTCTGTGGATACGATTCTGGAGAGGCTAACGCCTCTTGTGCCGaataatttattattaagAATCGGTCATCCTGCTAGGCTATTAGACTCTAATAAAAGACACTCTCTTGATATACTTAGTAAAAAGAATACTATTGTGAAGGACATTTCCCAGGAGATTGACAAATTAATTCAggagaataaaaaactaaaaaactATAAGCAACGTAAAGAAAACTGGAACGAAATTAAACTGCTGCGCAAagatttaaagaaaagagagtTCAAAACCATTAAGGACTTAATAATACAATCGAGAATAGTCGTCACCACTTTACACGGTTCATCATCGAGAGAACTATGCTCCCTTTATAGAGATGATCCAAATTTCCAGCTTTTCGATACCTTGATCATCGATGAAGTCTCACAGGCCATGGAACCACAATGCTGGATCCCACTAATTGCACATCAAAATCAGTTCCACAAACTAGTCCTTGCTGGTGACAATAAACAATTGCCACCCACAATCAAAACAGAAGACGACAAAAATGTCATTCACAATTTGGAAACCACACTATTTGACAGaataatcaaaatattcccGAAAAGGGATATGGTAAAATTTCTTAACGTTCAATACAGGAtgaatcaaaaaattatggaATTTCCATCGCACTCAATGTATAATGGGAAACTATTGGCCGATGCAACGGTCGCGAACAGACTTTTGATAGACCTACCGACCGTCGATGCTACGCCATCTGAGGATGATGACGATACAAAAATTCCTTTAATTTGGTATGATACGCAAGGTGATGAATTTCAAGAGACTGCAGATGAAGCTACTATCCTTGGATCTAAGTATAATGAGGGCGAAATTGCCATTGTAAAAGAACACATTGAGAATTTAAGGTCATTCAACGTCCCGGAGAACTCTATAGGTGTTATTTCTCCATACAATGCACAAGTTTCTcatctgaaaaaattgatccATGATGAATTAAAATTAACTGATATTGAAATATCAACTGTAGATGGGTTCCAGGGCCGTGAAAAAGATGTTATCATATTGAGTTTAGTTCGTagcaatgaaaaatttgaagttGGTTTCCTTAAGGAAGAACGAAGACTGAACGTCGCCATGACAAGACCCAGAAGGCAACTAGTTGTTGTTGGCAATATAGAAGTTCTGCAAAGGTGCGGTAACAAGTACCTAAAAAGTTGGTCAGAATGGTGTGAAGAGAACGCTGACGTAAGGTACCCCAACATTGACGATTATTTGTAA
- the RAM2 gene encoding bifunctional protein farnesyltransferase/protein geranylgeranyltransferase (Alpha subunit of farnesyltransferase and geranylgeranyltransferase-I; farnesyltransferase (Ram2p-Ram1p heterodimer) catalyzes the addition of 15-carbon isoprenoid farnesyl to substrate proteins containing a CAAX consensus motif; type I geranylgeranyltransferase (Ram2p-Cdc43p heterodimer) catalyzes the addition of the 20-carbon isoprenoid geranylgeranyl to substrate proteins containing a CaaL consensus motif; required for membrane localization of Ras proteins and a-factor) yields the protein MEEYDYSDVKPLPIETDLQDELCRIMYTEDYKRLMGLARALISLNELSPRALQLTAEIIDVAPAFYTIWNYRFNIVRHMMSESEDTVLYLNKELDWLDEVTLNNPKNYQIWSYRQSLLKLHPSPSFKRELPILKLMIDDDSKNYHVWSYRKWCCLFFSDFQHELAYASDLIETDIYNNSAWTHRMFYWVNAKDVISKVELADELQFIMDKIQLVPQNISPWTYLRGFQELFHDRLQWDSKVVDFATTFIGDVLSLPIGSPEDLPEIESSYALEFLAYHWGADPCTRDNAVKAYSLLAIKYDPIRKNLWHHKINNLN from the coding sequence ATGGAGGAGTACGATTATTCAGACGTTAAACCTTTGCCCATTGAGACAGACTTGCAGGATGAACTGTGCAGGATTATGTATACCGAGGATTATAAGCGGTTGATGGGACTCGCAAGGGCTCTGATCAGCCTTAACGAACTGTCACCCAGGGCACTACAGCTAACAGCCGAAATTATCGACGTGGCGCCAGCCTTCTACACCATATGGAACTACCGATTCAATATCGTCAGGCACATGATGAGTGAATCCGAAGACACTGTCTTGTACCTGAACAAGGAATTAGACTGGCTAGATGAAGTTACGCTGAATAATCCAAAGAACTATCAGATCTGGTCCTATAGACAGTCTCTTTTGAAGCTACATCCGTCTCCTTCCTTCAAAAGAGAGCTGCCTATCTTAAAACTGATGATTGATGATGATTCCAAGAATTATCACGTTTGGTCGTACAGAAAGTGGTGCTGTTTGTTCTTCAGTGACTTTCAACATGAGCTCGCCTACGCCAGCGACCTCATCGAGACAGACATTTATAACAACAGCGCATGGACTCATAGGATGTTTTACTGGGTGAACGCTAAAGATGTCATTTCAAAAGTGGAATTGGCCGACGAGCTCCAGTTCATTATGGACAAGATTCAATTGGTTCCGCAGAACATCAGTCCGTGGACCTACCTCCGTGGTTTCCAAGAGCTATTCCATGATAGGCTACAGTGGGATAGCAAAGTAGTCGACTTCGCCACAACCTTCATCGGTGACGTATTGTCACTTCCAATTGGCTCACCAGAGGATTTGCCCGAGATCGAGTCCTCATATGCCCTGGAATTCCTGGCATATCACTGGGGGGCAGACCCTTGTACCCGAGACAACGCTGTTAAGGCCTATAGCTTGCTAGCAATCAAATACGATCCTATTAGAAAAAACTTGTGGCACcacaaaataaataatctGAACTGA
- the PUT3 gene encoding Put3p (Transcriptional activator; binds specific gene recruitment sequences and is required for DNA zip code-mediated targeting of genes to nuclear periphery; regulates proline utilization genes, constitutively binds PUT1 and PUT2 promoters as a dimer, undergoes conformational change to form active state; binds other promoters only under activating conditions; differentially phosphorylated in presence of different nitrogen sources; has a Zn(2)-Cys(6) binuclear cluster domain), with translation MVTDQGSRHSIQSKQPAYVNKQPQKRQQRSSVACLSCRKRHIKCPGGNPCQKCVTSNAICEYLEPSKKIVVSTKYLQQLQKDLNDKTEENNRLKALLLERPVSVRGKDNSDDDERHINNAPSSDTLEVSSAPAAPIFDLMSNSNTASDNDNDDDNSNRITNNRSYDHSLEKYYKKAISIFKQPANANGENGNGANGHEDDDEDDEEISTNFAQRSGRLIESHNGFHYFVGSSSMTLFGLEIQSLVTKYISVKNFRPLPINTKNKILNSNLNPAISSFINSNNYLFSSYNFLNPISTIVNLNSINDNLSPLMFKIILKSDTDGSSGQEEVIQFQLPSYNYTKLLIDCFINYNDGCFYFFNEGLVKCGINKLYLENKWLYYDNTKKALDNENDPILQAVWFCKILLILAVGEMYLGSINNEMLKNYSNQPKLPGSKFFQMGSKIFNCLFSSERLENVTKKGGIEVLLLYAFFLQVADYTLASYFYFGQALRTCLILGLHVDSQSDTLSRYEIEHHRRLWWTVYMFERMLSSKAGLPLSFTDYTISTALPADIDDETIEEKNSHYVFRKAELISNCVTIVKINAQILSKLYQRQPETNIIITLKVVIKQLLEWRNNLSDSLQVDFTQKDEDFKISRLSTNMFTEYFQGINLAVRPLLFHFASIQLKRFKTSNTFVNLQNYSATISSLLTCSLHASVNTIRSLWSLLQNSMLAMFSYMDREYLFTSSCTLLLFNTAFGIHEQTLYHLDHSLEIFTQMRNLGNIPAGLRRAQLLTLMANLDFHGIMNDLITKYNDILKFDSMNCENDNIVEDSNEPKRETEKCKPHKDGDRIDPSIIDCDKSNTNTNMIKNESISNIVSILPEGAKPTLTDYSNGNNDVNDINVNNSEPSTFFDIITASLENSYQTTLTEKGSQVMEKNMDQLDSVHNLNDDDLQQLLEDLGNIDHSDEKLWKEITDQAMWLGNTMDPTAAAGSEIDFTDYLGP, from the coding sequence ATGGTGACCGACCAAGGCAGTAGGCATTCGATACAATCTAAGCAACCAGCCTACGTTAATAAACAACCGCAAAAAAGGCAGCAGAGATCTTCTGTCGCATGCCTTTCTTGTAGGAAACGTCATATAAAATGTCCTGGTGGTAACCCTTGCCAAAAATGTGTTACGAGCAATGCCATATGTGAGTACTTGGAGccgtcaaaaaaaattgttgtGTCGACAAAGTATCTGCAACAACTGCAAAAAGACTTGAATGATAAAACTGAAGAGAATAACCGCCTGAAAGCTTTGCTCTTGGAGAGACCAGTGAGTGTACGTGGTAAGGATAACAGCGATGATGACGAGAGGCATATAAACAATGCACCCTCAAGTGACACATTGGAAGTATCCAGCGCTCCGGCGGCTCCTATATTTGACCTCATGTCCAATAGTAACACTGCGTCCGATAACGATAACGACGATGacaacagcaacagaaTCACAAATAATAGGAGCTATGATCATAGTTTGGAAAAATACTACAAAAAGGCCATCAGCATCTTTAAACAACCAGCTAATGCTAATGGCGAAAATGGCAACGGTGCCAATGGTCatgaggatgatgatgaagatgatgaagaaatatcAACAAATTTTGCTCAAAGAAGTGGTAGGCTCATAGAATCTCACAATGGATTCCATTATTTTGTTGgatcttcttcaatgacATTATTTGGGTTAGAAATTCAATCTTTGGTTACAAAGTATATTTCGGTCAAGAATTTTCGACCTTTGCCAATAAACACCAAAAACAAGATTTTAAATTCAAACCTGAACCCGGCTATAAGTTCTTTTATCAATTCAAACAACTATCTTTTCTCGTCctataattttttgaacccTATATCGACTATTGTCAACTTAAACTCAATCAACGATAATTTATCTCCATTGATGTTTAagataattttgaaaagcgATACGGATGGTAGTAGTGGCCAGGAAGAGGTAATACAGTTTCAGTTGCCTTCGTATAATTACACAAAACTATTAATTGACTGCTTTATAAATTATAACGATGGTtgtttttactttttcaaCGAAGGCCTGGTTAAATGTGGCATTAACAAATTGtacttggaaaataaatGGCTATACTATGATAATACCAAAAAAGCTTTGGACAATGAGAATGATCCAATTTTACAAGCTGTTTGgttttgcaaaattttgttaattttaGCAGTAGGTGAAATGTATCTGGGTTccatcaataatgaaatgttgaagaattattCTAATCAGCCAAAATTGCCCggttcaaaattttttcaaatgggttctaaaatttttaattgtTTGTTCTCAAGTGAAAGATTAGAAAATGTGACTAAGAAAGGCGGTATTGAAGTCCTGTTGTTATACGCGTTCTTCTTACAGGTGGCTGATTACACTTTAGCctcttatttttacttcGGTCAAGCCCTAAGGACGTGCTTAATTCTAGGCTTACATGTTGATTCTCAAAGCGACACTCTATCCAGGTATGAAATCGAGCATCATAGGAGACTTTGGTGGACAGTTTACATGTTTGAACGAATGCTTAGCTCAAAAGCTGGGTTACCATTAAGTTTCACTGATTATACAATCTCTACAGCACTGCCAGCggatattgatgatgaaactatcgaagagaaaaatagtCACTATGTTTTCAGAAAGGCAGAATTGATTTCTAACTGCGTTACTATTGTGAAAATCAATGCACAAATTTTGAGCAAATTATATCAAAGGCAACCTGAGACAAACATCATAATTACTTTGAAAGTTGTCATCAAGCAGTTGTTGGAATGGAGGAACAATTTGTCCGATTCCTTACAGGTGGATTTTACGCAAAAGGAtgaagatttcaaaatatcgAGATTGTCAACCAATATGTTTACGGAATATTTTCAAGGAATAAACTTGGCCGTGAGACCTttattatttcattttgcatccattcaattgaaaaggTTCAAAACGAGCAATACTTTCGTCAACTTACAAAACTATTCTGCCACAATATCTTCCTTATTAACATGTTCTTTGCATGCTTCTGTGAATACTATTAGGTCTCTGTGGAGTTTATTACAGAATAGTATGCTTGCTATGTTTAGTTATATGGACAGAGAGTATCTTTttacttcttcttgtaCTTTATTACTATTCAACACTGCTTTTGGTATTCATGAACAAACACTATATCATTTGGATCATTCTCTGGAAATTTTCACACAAATGAGAAACTTAGGCAACATTCCAGCAGGCTTAAGAAGAGCACAATTATTAACATTAATGGCAAATTTGGATTTCCACGGCATAATGAATGACTTGATTACTAAATATAAcgatattttgaaatttgatTCTATGAATTGTGAAAACGATAACATAGTAGAAGATAGCAATGAACCCAAAAGAGAAACCGAAAAGTGTAAACCTCACAAAGATGGCGATCGCATTGACCCTTCAATTATAGACTGTGATAAATCAAACACCAATACAAATATGATCAAGAACGAATCTATATCGAACATTGTTAGCATACTTCCGGAAGGCGCGAAACCAACGCTGACTGATTATAGTAATGGTAATAATGATGTTAATGATATTAACGTCAATAACTCGGAACCttctactttttttgatatcatAACTGCGAGCTTGGAAAATTCATACCAAACCACGCTAACTGAAAAGGGCTCTCAGGtgatggaaaaaaacatGGATCAGTTGGATTCCGTTCATAATCTAAATGATGACGATTTACAACAATTGTTGGAGGATTTAGGCAATATTGATCATTCCGATGAAAAACTTTGGAAGGAAATCACTGATCAAGCAATGTGGCTGGGAAATACTATGGATCCAACTGCAGCTGCTGGTAGTGAAATTGACTTTACTGATTATTTAGGACCATAA
- the ATP7 gene encoding F1F0 ATP synthase subunit d (Subunit d of the stator stalk of mitochondrial F1F0 ATP synthase; F1F0 ATP synthase is a large, evolutionarily conserved enzyme complex required for ATP synthesis) encodes MSLAKSAANKLDWAKVISSLRITGSTATQLSSFKKRNDEARRQLLELQSQPTEVDFSHYRSVLKNTSVIDKIESYVKQYKPVKIDASKQLQVIESFEKHAMTNAKETESLVSKELKDLQSTLDNIQSARPFDELTVDDLTKIKPEIDAKVEEMVKKGKWDVPGYKDRFGNLNVM; translated from the coding sequence ATGTCTTTGGCCAAATCCGCTGCTAACAAACTTGACTGGGCAAAAGTCATCTCTTCTCTACGTATAACAGGGTCGACTGCCACTCAATTATCGAGTTTTAAAAAGAGAAACGATGAGGCACGTAGACAATTACTAGAGCTGCAAAGTCAACCCACCGAAGTAGATTTCAGTCATTATAGATCTGTGTTGAAAAACACTTCAGTCATTGACAAGATAGAATCATACGTTAAGCAATATAAGCCGGTCAAAATCGATGCCTCCAAACAATTACAAGTGATTGAgtcttttgaaaagcaCGCAATGACCAACGCCAAGGAGACAGAATCCTTAGTTTCCAAGGAGTTAAAGGATTTGCAAAGCACCTTAGATAATATTCAATCTGCAAGACCTTTCGATGAATTAACTGTTGACGACCTGACAAAGATCAAACCTGAAATTGATGCTAAGGTAGAAGAGATGGTCAAGAAGGGTAAATGGGACGTACCTGGTTACAAGGACAGATTCGGCAATTTGAATGTGATGTAG